A single window of Pseudomonas lijiangensis DNA harbors:
- a CDS encoding HlyD family secretion protein has product MNEPNPPDKASSRTENDDESIQAPDTPPPPPVTTPPTSEPRSRRKRIISSAIFAGIALAGVLVVLYAWELPPFTSPIQSTENAQVRGQTTIIGPQLSGYVHEVPVQDFQFVKAGDLLVRLDDRIYRRNLEQAMAQLAVQKASLANNLQQRRSAEATIGQRQAALQSSIAQSSKSAADLRRNQALVTDGSVSRSELDVTRAADAQAIAAVAEAKAALQIAREDLQTVIINRDSLQASVENAQAAIELARIDLDNTRILAPRDGQLGQIGVRLGAYVNSGAQLMALVPDRLWIIANMKETQMANVRLGQSVSFTVDALNNARLTGRVQRISPAAGSEFSLLPADNATGNFVKISQRIPVRIIVDPDQPAAERLRPGMSVVVSIDTQSEGEVPTDPQ; this is encoded by the coding sequence ATGAATGAACCGAACCCGCCTGACAAAGCGTCATCCCGAACTGAAAACGACGATGAGTCCATTCAGGCCCCCGACACGCCACCGCCACCACCGGTGACCACGCCGCCCACCAGCGAGCCACGCTCAAGACGCAAGCGCATCATCTCGTCGGCGATCTTTGCCGGTATTGCCCTGGCGGGTGTTCTGGTCGTGCTGTACGCCTGGGAACTGCCACCGTTCACCAGCCCGATCCAGAGCACCGAAAATGCCCAGGTGCGTGGCCAGACAACCATCATCGGCCCGCAGTTGAGCGGTTATGTGCATGAAGTGCCGGTCCAGGACTTCCAGTTCGTCAAGGCGGGCGACCTGCTGGTGCGTCTGGATGACCGCATCTATCGGCGCAATCTGGAACAGGCCATGGCGCAACTGGCGGTGCAGAAAGCCTCGCTGGCCAACAACCTGCAACAACGGCGCAGTGCCGAAGCGACCATTGGCCAGCGCCAGGCCGCATTGCAGAGCAGCATCGCCCAGAGCAGCAAGAGCGCAGCCGACTTGCGCCGCAATCAGGCATTGGTGACGGACGGCTCGGTATCGCGCAGCGAACTGGACGTGACCCGCGCCGCTGACGCTCAGGCCATTGCGGCAGTGGCTGAAGCCAAGGCCGCGCTGCAGATCGCCCGGGAAGACCTGCAAACCGTGATCATCAATCGCGACTCGCTGCAGGCCTCGGTGGAAAACGCGCAGGCTGCCATCGAACTGGCACGCATCGACCTGGACAATACCCGCATCCTGGCGCCCCGCGACGGGCAACTGGGGCAGATCGGCGTGCGCCTGGGAGCTTATGTGAACTCGGGTGCCCAACTGATGGCGCTGGTCCCCGACCGGTTGTGGATCATCGCCAACATGAAGGAAACCCAGATGGCCAATGTGCGCCTCGGCCAGTCGGTGAGCTTTACCGTCGATGCCCTGAACAACGCCCGGCTTACAGGGCGTGTGCAGCGTATTTCCCCTGCCGCCGGCTCGGAATTCAGCCTGCTGCCCGCCGATAACGCTACAGGCAACTTCGTGAAAATCTCCCAGCGCATACCGGTACGCATCATTGTCGATCCTGATCAGCCAGCGGCCGAACGCCTGAGGCCGGGGATGTCAGTGGTGGTCAGCATCGATACTCAATCGGAAGGCGAGGTGCCAACTGATCCTCAGTAA
- a CDS encoding acyl-CoA dehydrogenase family protein: MHDIELSEEQVMIRDMARDFARNEIAPHAQAWEKAGWIDDALVEKLGDLGLLGMIVPEQWGGTYIDYVAYALAVEEISAADAATGTLMSVHSSVGCGPILNYGNEEQKQTWLAKLASGKAIGCFCLTEPHAGSEAHNLRTRAELQGDHWVINGAKQFVSNGKRAQLAIVFAVTDPELGKKGLSAFLVPTDNPGFVVDRSEHKMGIRASDTCAVTLNACRIPAANLLGERGKGLAIALSNLEGGRIGIAAQALGIARAAFEAALGYARERVQFDKPIIEHQSISNLLADMHTRINAARLLILHAARLRSASQPCLSEASQAKLFASEMAEWVCSKAIQIHGGYGYLEDYPVERHYRDARITQIYEGSSEIQRLLIARELRHYPL; encoded by the coding sequence ATGCACGATATCGAACTGAGCGAAGAGCAGGTGATGATCCGCGACATGGCGCGGGATTTCGCCCGCAACGAAATCGCGCCCCATGCACAAGCGTGGGAAAAGGCCGGCTGGATCGACGACGCCCTGGTCGAAAAACTCGGGGATCTGGGTTTGCTGGGCATGATCGTGCCCGAGCAATGGGGCGGGACTTATATCGATTACGTGGCCTATGCCCTGGCGGTCGAGGAAATCTCGGCCGCCGATGCCGCTACCGGCACGCTGATGAGCGTGCACAGTTCGGTAGGCTGCGGCCCGATCCTCAATTACGGCAATGAAGAACAGAAACAGACCTGGCTGGCAAAACTGGCCAGCGGCAAGGCCATCGGCTGTTTCTGCCTGACCGAACCCCACGCCGGCTCCGAAGCGCATAACCTGCGCACACGGGCCGAGTTGCAGGGTGATCATTGGGTCATCAACGGTGCCAAACAGTTCGTCAGCAACGGCAAGCGTGCGCAACTGGCCATCGTGTTTGCCGTGACCGATCCCGAACTCGGCAAGAAAGGCCTGTCAGCCTTTCTGGTGCCCACTGACAACCCAGGTTTCGTGGTCGATCGCAGTGAACACAAGATGGGCATTCGCGCCTCCGACACCTGCGCCGTGACGCTCAATGCGTGCCGCATTCCCGCCGCCAACCTGCTGGGCGAACGCGGCAAGGGGCTGGCCATTGCCCTGTCGAATCTGGAAGGCGGTCGCATCGGGATTGCCGCTCAGGCACTGGGAATAGCCCGTGCAGCTTTCGAGGCTGCGCTGGGCTATGCACGGGAACGGGTGCAGTTCGACAAGCCGATCATCGAGCACCAGAGTATTTCCAACCTGCTGGCCGACATGCACACCCGAATCAACGCCGCACGCTTGCTGATCCTGCATGCCGCCCGTTTGCGCAGCGCCAGCCAGCCTTGTCTGTCCGAGGCCTCCCAGGCCAAGCTGTTCGCCTCGGAAATGGCCGAGTGGGTCTGCTCCAAGGCGATACAGATTCATGGTGGCTATGGCTATCTGGAGGACTACCCCGTGGAGCGTCATTACCGGGACGCCCGCATTACCCAGATCTATGAAGGCTCCAGCGAAATCCAGCGCCTGTTGATTGCCCGGGAACTGCGCCACTACCCGCTTTAG
- a CDS encoding dermonecrotic toxin domain-containing protein, whose amino-acid sequence MSSPPYFFSASLKARFSQSIQEAVSSSRISAGEGRWLQSLVDDTNDLSSPRPSPRVDRLVMDDGSTPNAELAGALLLSNPRDREAPVFLSTLIFGIERFKSRAALLVRLKKRFDEIRDMSLEIEAQLVNDPLFEVQMESVVQQQVQHLDQLSEGLHRLPSLHTVLGKALAVRLSQLLPGNSLDVFNHPVQIIEERLSDDGALISRVVGSQTLVEVAAHKYGGEEPESGLTLRFLDVQGRILTAIQAQPYVQALNELSAIVTDTYEQLLDDYWNQITRDGRTMRDVAAHALAESLRQTLLTSIAQGSLTEHECRQLRALLPYPGVPADLKSMLVSRLSVGIGDQEPVKLVGVFLIEFRVDQLPVSYLFSSQQGFRRFTDRTQVSEHFSSVQGRAELLRFTSLDDHALLGMQGALKLRVDAFTVSWFPEFIRSIIALQKRNVRYALSLPAIGYQKAPVRIDDALDVRGLLDARLLRLRDSGRWQAGQTEFEALWGRPLSASAVEQGDHDYPALKAWADRMLDLDARMERLATLHAGVEECMHRALDRYLALIGGDPLDVRALWVMRSGPDKRAIQLLSLALERVSKSGQAPLLDGTVLKGQVTALESQPEHRLPLVLLESILKWVLHDFAERYDRQQRDFYLLPIRRGNAQVNPGVWAAHSREDALRLELSLERYLEVFDASIIDMLQQVLDWPLPALREALGEDRVEVAMLSLICAPDQPPLPLANAFVLYNASQPDRHVLWTMLNGLTTFSSLQELEGNLLGCLTRMDRIDNVLELLSGTDRHLLLEHLGRTETLDISIVLRVIDGNLIRALQEVENQRQQQTVAFIYKRALTWNLAPDLFDKVLAVTERDDGNRQAVNDLGAALQVMIYKAIAPVWVTEASLEDLVTLINMVQRFYISSNTYDDFLFDVPDIRDYAKEKLSARLKVDFPGDELDPDKLLVTMTHYVAMPVATGQTPQGLPAATQKISETLTDFSINRFSFIQDGVISISHKDGVKVSTSLTPAYIRDLLESLDVAASYRQLVDSALDLNSPSYQERKKNFAEQIPVTEVLKAFVLKLRKKLSAEGYDFIESVFNMPDGIARLPVRGWNVVLSPLLILPAPKGWEPTPVLGVYVITSQDLQSGPWVVYAPLYEEWTFKEYADQAALVTDLCTSETFQAFILDRIDPSMRHVYDNGGFHEPHLPFSTEDSMSLPFERPLPVTLMLEPCRGNALEYLLPGVLEGFKFDIRQQSVTNAEHRHRSSKYLFGLAVEQILSLAPGRLGALVGLWQSRDLFHSSVVSIGEQRWGKAISELAAGLSVLIAARQEPHKGLLAAEEVTTSVDEESTAFPEFSWSNNALSEELRSRLSEFEVHDIALNGLRKDEVLNVSRDDKTGHLYAAVDGKVYQVMSNKDNWFIVKKDKVGPSIKLDTNQHWKLQLQGGLKGGGGIVTRIKNNMVETEVNENLVVDAKGMREIRQVYRDRAQCIEQAHAQARRYLENCLDNLNLQSAHGTPDPRVEQIVAHFFDERYPNPHTYKSIKQIVTSIYEELISPSLSPIDSERYVVGFNKRGNETSSAFVFAKDPLKRIFLTEQYFRVPRYRFKVKVVRSGSFNYGDHYRSTILIHELSHLVAGTEDIAYVDSYAPFIDLLEDAPGYRLRIKNEQIIQQQKSLSYQTDRDKLFKQAEDYEWHDLRQSDAKKLILRITGTSHLDAARDVFYADAHKRTDIMLSNADSVTLLITLLGRQRFT is encoded by the coding sequence ATGTCATCACCGCCGTATTTTTTCAGTGCATCACTCAAGGCGCGGTTCTCGCAAAGCATCCAAGAGGCAGTCAGCAGCTCTCGTATCAGCGCTGGCGAAGGCAGATGGCTGCAAAGTCTGGTTGACGATACCAACGACCTGAGCAGCCCAAGGCCTTCCCCGCGGGTCGACAGACTGGTGATGGATGACGGCTCCACGCCCAATGCCGAACTGGCGGGTGCGTTACTGCTGAGCAATCCCCGGGACCGAGAGGCCCCGGTGTTCCTGAGTACCCTGATATTCGGTATCGAGCGCTTCAAGAGCCGGGCTGCATTACTCGTCAGACTCAAGAAAAGGTTCGACGAGATCCGGGACATGTCCCTTGAGATCGAGGCGCAGTTGGTCAATGACCCGCTGTTCGAGGTACAGATGGAGTCCGTCGTCCAGCAACAGGTTCAGCATCTTGATCAACTGTCCGAGGGACTGCACCGACTTCCGTCCTTGCACACTGTGTTGGGGAAAGCCCTGGCTGTCAGGCTTTCACAGCTTCTGCCCGGCAACTCTCTTGATGTCTTCAATCACCCGGTACAAATCATCGAAGAGCGGTTGTCCGATGATGGCGCGTTGATAAGCAGGGTGGTGGGCTCCCAGACACTGGTTGAGGTCGCGGCCCATAAATATGGGGGTGAAGAGCCAGAAAGCGGGCTCACCCTGCGGTTTCTGGATGTGCAAGGCCGTATCCTGACGGCTATCCAGGCGCAGCCATACGTCCAGGCCCTCAATGAACTGAGCGCTATCGTTACCGACACTTACGAACAATTGCTGGATGATTACTGGAATCAGATCACCAGGGATGGCCGCACCATGCGCGACGTGGCGGCTCATGCTCTGGCCGAATCCCTGCGTCAGACCTTGTTGACCAGTATCGCGCAGGGTTCGCTGACGGAGCACGAATGCCGTCAGTTGCGAGCCCTGTTGCCGTACCCCGGTGTGCCTGCCGATCTGAAGTCGATGCTGGTCAGCAGGCTGTCTGTCGGCATTGGTGATCAGGAGCCCGTCAAGCTGGTCGGTGTCTTCCTGATCGAGTTTCGGGTCGATCAGTTGCCGGTGTCGTACCTGTTTTCATCGCAGCAAGGGTTCAGGCGTTTCACTGACAGGACGCAGGTCAGCGAGCATTTTTCCAGCGTTCAGGGGCGAGCCGAACTGCTGCGCTTTACCTCCCTGGACGACCATGCATTGCTTGGCATGCAAGGTGCGCTCAAGCTGCGGGTAGATGCATTCACTGTTTCATGGTTCCCGGAGTTCATCAGGTCGATCATCGCCTTGCAGAAGCGAAACGTTCGTTATGCGTTGAGCCTGCCAGCCATCGGTTATCAAAAGGCACCTGTGCGGATCGACGATGCGCTCGATGTGCGTGGTCTGCTGGATGCCCGGCTGTTGCGCCTGCGCGATTCGGGCCGCTGGCAGGCCGGGCAGACCGAGTTTGAAGCGCTCTGGGGGCGCCCGCTTTCAGCATCGGCTGTCGAACAGGGTGACCACGATTATCCTGCACTCAAAGCCTGGGCGGACAGAATGCTCGACCTGGATGCCCGAATGGAGCGTCTGGCGACGCTGCATGCCGGTGTCGAGGAATGCATGCATCGTGCGCTAGACCGCTATCTCGCCCTTATCGGTGGTGATCCTCTGGATGTCCGTGCTCTTTGGGTGATGAGGTCCGGTCCAGACAAACGGGCTATCCAGCTGCTTTCCCTGGCCCTTGAGAGAGTCAGCAAGAGCGGCCAGGCTCCCTTGCTCGATGGCACGGTGCTAAAGGGACAGGTCACTGCTCTTGAGAGTCAGCCTGAACACCGATTACCGCTGGTGTTGCTTGAATCGATACTCAAATGGGTCCTGCACGATTTTGCAGAGCGCTACGATCGTCAGCAGCGAGACTTCTATTTACTGCCGATTCGCCGTGGCAATGCACAAGTAAACCCGGGAGTATGGGCGGCGCATTCCCGAGAGGATGCTTTGCGGCTGGAACTGTCGCTGGAGCGGTATCTGGAAGTGTTTGATGCGAGCATCATCGATATGCTTCAACAAGTACTGGATTGGCCGCTTCCAGCCTTGCGCGAGGCATTGGGCGAAGACCGGGTCGAGGTCGCCATGTTGTCGCTGATTTGTGCTCCTGATCAGCCGCCGCTCCCGTTGGCCAATGCATTCGTTCTCTACAATGCCAGTCAACCTGACCGTCATGTTCTGTGGACAATGCTGAACGGCCTGACGACCTTCAGCTCTCTTCAGGAACTGGAAGGCAATCTGCTGGGCTGCCTGACCCGTATGGACAGGATCGACAATGTTCTCGAACTTTTATCCGGTACGGACAGGCATCTGTTGCTTGAGCACCTTGGGCGCACTGAAACACTTGATATCAGTATCGTGCTGCGGGTGATTGATGGAAATCTGATCCGTGCCTTGCAGGAGGTTGAAAACCAGCGACAGCAACAAACCGTGGCTTTTATCTACAAACGAGCCTTGACCTGGAATCTGGCCCCCGATCTGTTTGACAAAGTGCTCGCGGTCACTGAACGCGACGACGGCAACCGTCAGGCAGTGAATGATCTGGGAGCGGCACTGCAGGTCATGATCTACAAAGCCATCGCGCCCGTCTGGGTGACCGAAGCCTCGCTTGAGGATCTGGTCACGCTGATCAACATGGTGCAGCGCTTTTATATCTCCAGTAATACCTACGATGATTTCCTGTTCGATGTTCCCGACATTCGTGACTATGCAAAGGAAAAACTGAGCGCCAGGCTCAAGGTTGATTTTCCGGGAGATGAGCTGGACCCCGACAAGTTGCTCGTAACCATGACCCACTATGTCGCTATGCCTGTTGCGACAGGCCAGACACCTCAGGGGTTGCCGGCGGCCACCCAGAAAATCAGCGAAACGCTCACCGATTTTTCCATCAATCGTTTTTCCTTCATCCAGGATGGGGTCATTTCCATTTCTCACAAAGATGGCGTGAAGGTCAGCACGTCACTGACACCCGCTTATATTCGTGACCTGCTGGAGTCACTGGATGTCGCCGCCAGCTACCGGCAACTGGTTGACTCGGCGCTCGATCTCAACAGTCCTTCCTATCAGGAGCGCAAGAAAAACTTTGCCGAGCAGATTCCGGTCACGGAAGTGTTGAAGGCGTTTGTGCTCAAGCTCAGGAAAAAACTGTCGGCTGAGGGATATGACTTCATCGAGTCGGTCTTCAACATGCCGGACGGTATTGCCCGCTTGCCGGTCCGTGGCTGGAACGTGGTGCTGAGTCCCTTATTGATTCTGCCGGCTCCCAAAGGCTGGGAGCCTACGCCGGTGCTCGGCGTCTACGTGATTACCTCACAGGATTTGCAGTCAGGCCCCTGGGTGGTTTATGCGCCGCTCTATGAGGAATGGACGTTCAAGGAGTATGCGGATCAGGCCGCTCTGGTGACCGATCTGTGCACCTCGGAGACATTTCAGGCATTTATCCTTGATCGTATTGACCCGTCCATGCGCCATGTCTATGACAATGGCGGCTTTCACGAGCCACATTTGCCTTTCAGTACCGAAGACTCCATGAGCCTGCCTTTTGAGCGACCGCTGCCGGTGACGCTCATGCTGGAACCCTGCCGGGGGAATGCGCTGGAGTATCTGTTACCGGGGGTTCTGGAGGGTTTCAAGTTTGATATACGCCAGCAAAGCGTCACCAATGCCGAGCACCGGCATCGTTCGTCAAAGTACCTGTTCGGCCTTGCAGTTGAACAGATACTGTCACTGGCACCGGGACGTCTCGGCGCTCTGGTCGGGCTATGGCAGAGTCGTGATCTGTTTCATTCCTCTGTCGTTTCCATCGGCGAACAGAGATGGGGCAAGGCGATCTCGGAACTGGCAGCAGGGTTGAGTGTACTGATCGCAGCCCGGCAGGAACCTCATAAAGGCCTCTTGGCTGCAGAGGAGGTGACCACCAGCGTTGATGAAGAGAGCACAGCCTTTCCGGAATTCTCCTGGAGCAACAATGCGCTGAGCGAAGAATTGCGCAGTCGTCTGAGTGAGTTCGAGGTGCATGATATTGCGTTGAACGGGCTGCGCAAGGATGAGGTGCTCAACGTTTCCAGGGATGACAAGACGGGGCACCTGTACGCTGCGGTCGATGGCAAGGTTTATCAGGTCATGTCCAACAAGGACAACTGGTTTATTGTCAAAAAGGACAAGGTCGGACCTTCTATCAAACTTGATACGAACCAGCACTGGAAGCTTCAGTTGCAAGGTGGCCTCAAGGGCGGCGGCGGTATTGTTACCCGCATAAAAAACAATATGGTGGAAACGGAGGTCAATGAAAATCTGGTGGTCGATGCCAAAGGCATGCGCGAGATTCGTCAGGTCTACCGGGACAGGGCGCAGTGCATCGAGCAGGCGCATGCTCAGGCTCGCCGCTATCTGGAAAACTGCCTTGATAATCTGAACCTGCAATCGGCGCATGGCACGCCCGACCCTCGGGTTGAACAGATTGTTGCCCACTTCTTTGATGAGCGGTATCCGAATCCGCACACCTACAAGTCCATCAAGCAGATCGTGACAAGCATCTATGAAGAGCTGATTTCTCCGTCGCTGTCGCCTATCGATTCGGAGCGTTACGTGGTCGGCTTCAATAAAAGAGGGAATGAGACATCCAGTGCATTTGTCTTTGCCAAAGACCCCTTGAAAAGGATTTTCCTGACCGAGCAGTATTTTCGGGTGCCTCGCTATCGCTTCAAGGTCAAGGTCGTCCGGTCTGGCAGTTTCAATTATGGGGACCATTATCGTTCGACGATTCTGATCCATGAACTGTCCCATCTGGTTGCCGGTACCGAAGATATCGCTTACGTCGATTCCTACGCGCCCTTTATCGACCTGCTGGAGGATGCGCCGGGCTATCGGTTACGGATCAAGAACGAGCAGATCATCCAGCAACAGAAATCTCTTTCCTACCAGACTGATCGTGACAAGTTGTTCAAGCAGGCTGAAGATTATGAATGGCATGACTTGAGGCAAAGTGATGCAAAGAAGTTGATCCTGCGTATCACGGGCACGAGTCATCTGGACGCAGCCCGAGATGTGTTTTATGCCGATGCCCACAAGCGCACCGATATCATGCTGAGCAACGCCGACTCGGTTACCTTGCTGATTACTTTGCTGGGACGACAGCGGTTTACCTGA
- a CDS encoding enoyl-CoA hydratase/isomerase family protein: MSPQVSPALSVRKPSQKPILVEVRNHIGHLTLNRPASLNAIDLDMIRTLQRQLDAWAEDPQVYAVVLRGAGDKAFCAGGDIRSLYETYKSGQSQHQTFFVEEYALDLTIHNYRKPVLALMDGLVLGGGMGLVQGADLRVVTERSRLGMPEVAIGYFPDVGGSYFLPRIPGELGTYLGITGVQIEAADALYCGLADWSMNSNMLPRLDHMLDHLKWKSTPLKDLQGAMARLGTQRLPSPPLEALRPAIDHFFGLPDLPGIIEQLQQVTIADTHQWALNTADLMHSHSPLAMAVTLEMIRRGRHLSLQDCFAMELHLDRLWFEHGDLIEGVRALIIDKDRKPQWNPPSVKALNAGHVQRFFSSLEV; encoded by the coding sequence ATGAGTCCACAGGTGTCACCCGCTCTCTCGGTTCGCAAACCCAGTCAGAAGCCGATTCTGGTTGAGGTCCGCAATCATATCGGCCATCTCACCCTGAATCGCCCCGCCAGCCTGAACGCCATCGATCTGGACATGATCCGCACCCTGCAGCGCCAGCTCGACGCCTGGGCCGAAGATCCTCAGGTGTATGCCGTGGTGTTGCGCGGTGCAGGCGACAAGGCGTTCTGTGCCGGCGGTGACATCCGCTCCCTGTATGAAACCTACAAGAGCGGCCAGAGCCAGCACCAGACATTCTTCGTCGAGGAATATGCCCTGGATCTGACGATCCACAATTACCGCAAACCGGTGCTGGCCCTGATGGATGGTCTGGTGCTGGGCGGTGGCATGGGGCTGGTGCAAGGGGCCGACTTGCGGGTGGTGACCGAGCGCAGCCGGTTGGGCATGCCGGAAGTGGCCATCGGTTATTTCCCGGATGTGGGCGGCAGTTATTTCCTGCCCCGCATACCCGGCGAGCTGGGGACTTACCTGGGAATCACCGGGGTGCAGATCGAGGCGGCGGATGCCTTGTATTGCGGCCTTGCCGACTGGTCCATGAACAGCAACATGCTGCCCCGACTGGACCACATGCTCGATCACCTGAAATGGAAATCCACGCCCCTCAAGGATCTGCAGGGCGCCATGGCCCGGCTGGGTACCCAGCGCCTGCCCTCTCCACCTCTGGAAGCCCTGCGGCCGGCCATCGACCACTTCTTCGGTTTGCCGGACTTGCCGGGCATCATCGAACAGTTGCAACAGGTAACCATCGCTGACACCCATCAATGGGCCTTGAACACCGCCGACCTGATGCACAGCCACTCGCCATTGGCCATGGCTGTGACGCTGGAGATGATCCGGCGCGGTCGGCATCTGTCCTTGCAGGACTGCTTTGCCATGGAGCTGCATCTGGATCGCCTGTGGTTCGAGCATGGCGATCTGATCGAAGGCGTACGTGCACTCATCATCGACAAGGACCGCAAGCCACAATGGAACCCACCCAGCGTAAAAGCGTTGAACGCCGGGCATGTGCAGCGTTTCTTCAGCAGTCTGGAGGTGTGA
- a CDS encoding MFS transporter: MNDKYAPRQWQPHERPTMPGSPSTPLHSTRRRWAFALVGVIVALTGGLGNALVVANLPYLQGALGATSADIAWLPAAYVMTNVSMNLLLVKFRQQFGLRAFTELFLVLYSLVTLAHLFVNDIESAVAVRAAHGMVGAALSTLGLYYMIQAFPQKWRLKALVLGLGTAQLATPLARLVSEDLLQIAEWRGLYLFELGMALLSLGCVLMLKLPPGDRFKAFEKLDFLTFSLLASGFALLCAVLSLGRIEWWLEAPWIGIASAASIALICAGLAIEHNRSNPLLITRWLGSGAILRLGLAVILFRIVLSEQSTGAVGFLQTLNMGSEQLHTLYLVMLLGSIAGLAVSALTINPAHLIKPLLISLAMMAVGAWMDSGSTSLTRQSNMYLSQFLLAFGGTFFLGPTLVLGISGVIANPRNMVSFSVLFGITQNIGGLIGAAVLGTFQVMREKFHSSHLVEHLTLIDPLVQSRLQSAAAGYASTIADPALRTTQGIRSLSTLATREANVLAYNDVFMLIAVIAVLTMIWISARMIWLKMTTQPLASPITPPSVPSRGATPS; the protein is encoded by the coding sequence ATGAACGACAAATACGCTCCCCGCCAGTGGCAACCCCACGAGCGGCCCACCATGCCGGGCTCGCCGTCCACGCCTCTGCACTCCACTCGCAGGCGCTGGGCCTTTGCGCTGGTGGGCGTCATCGTTGCCCTGACCGGTGGCCTGGGCAATGCGCTGGTGGTGGCCAACCTGCCTTATCTGCAAGGTGCACTGGGTGCGACTTCGGCGGACATTGCCTGGCTGCCGGCGGCCTACGTCATGACCAACGTGTCGATGAACCTGCTGCTGGTGAAGTTTCGCCAGCAGTTTGGCCTGCGTGCCTTTACCGAACTGTTTCTGGTGCTCTATTCGCTGGTGACACTGGCCCATCTGTTCGTCAATGACATCGAATCAGCGGTGGCGGTACGTGCGGCCCACGGCATGGTGGGGGCTGCGCTCAGCACCCTGGGGCTGTATTACATGATTCAGGCCTTCCCCCAGAAGTGGCGGCTCAAGGCGCTGGTGCTCGGGCTGGGGACCGCCCAACTGGCGACGCCGCTGGCGCGACTGGTGTCTGAAGACCTGTTGCAGATTGCCGAGTGGCGCGGCCTGTACCTGTTCGAGCTGGGCATGGCGCTGCTTTCGCTGGGTTGCGTGCTGATGCTCAAACTGCCGCCCGGTGATCGCTTCAAGGCATTTGAAAAGCTCGACTTCCTGACCTTCAGTCTGCTGGCCAGCGGTTTTGCCCTGTTGTGCGCGGTGCTGTCGCTGGGACGTATCGAATGGTGGCTGGAGGCGCCCTGGATAGGCATCGCTTCGGCGGCCTCCATCGCCTTGATCTGTGCGGGACTGGCCATTGAACATAACCGCAGCAACCCTTTGCTGATTACCCGCTGGCTGGGCAGTGGCGCGATCCTGCGCCTGGGGCTGGCGGTGATCCTGTTTCGCATCGTGCTGTCGGAGCAGTCCACGGGGGCTGTGGGCTTCCTGCAGACTCTGAACATGGGCAGCGAGCAGCTTCATACCCTTTATCTGGTCATGTTGCTGGGCAGCATTGCCGGTCTGGCAGTCAGCGCCCTGACCATCAATCCGGCGCACCTGATCAAGCCGCTGCTGATTTCCCTGGCCATGATGGCGGTAGGGGCCTGGATGGACAGTGGCTCCACCAGCCTGACCCGGCAGTCGAACATGTACCTAAGCCAGTTTCTGCTGGCGTTCGGCGGGACGTTTTTCCTGGGGCCGACCCTGGTGCTGGGCATCAGCGGCGTCATCGCCAACCCGCGCAACATGGTGAGTTTTTCCGTCCTGTTCGGGATCACCCAGAACATCGGCGGGCTGATCGGGGCCGCTGTGCTGGGCACTTTCCAGGTCATGCGCGAGAAGTTTCACTCCAGCCATCTGGTCGAACACCTGACCCTGATCGATCCGCTGGTGCAATCGCGCCTGCAAAGCGCCGCTGCCGGTTACGCCTCGACCATTGCCGACCCCGCGTTGCGCACGACTCAGGGCATTCGCTCGCTGTCGACCCTGGCAACACGCGAAGCCAATGTCCTGGCCTATAACGATGTCTTCATGTTGATTGCCGTGATCGCCGTACTGACGATGATCTGGATCTCAGCCCGAATGATCTGGCTGAAGATGACTACCCAACCTCTTGCATCGCCAATCACACCACCTTCCGTCCCCAGCCGTGGCGCCACCCCTTCATGA